A window of Rhipicephalus microplus isolate Deutch F79 chromosome X, USDA_Rmic, whole genome shotgun sequence genomic DNA:
tgcaatgcattgccaaatgggttacaggccgacccttcaggcttgacatatgctctcttagcctcgtgttaatgcacctgccagtctgccctatatatacacaaccgcatgataaaggtatgcaatacaccacactgtgtgcacattcaacaaacctgagcttatgtcttatgctacatctcttatgtgcgttggtccctctgtcgcattgctggttgaccaacgcgcacactcctcctattttgtttttggccgaaaacactactttcacatcatactttccagccaccttttttaatctatgtgacagcctatgtacataagggaccgctactaccttagagctagaaccagtcatcccacctgtttccaaacatggcgccgtttcccgtctgagcttctttactaacctagtgcctacggccaacatcacagagaatgggtacccctcgtcctggagcctagagacctgttcatgaaacgacgcatgaacagtatggaaacaggatttaaccaatgcagaccgaaaacaatttgttataattccattcttgaccagcttagaatgacatgaagcgaaactcataagcggctttcctgccctaggcgaaaaggtccaacacacatgatctgacaaaaagtccagcttcaaatccaaaaactgtagcttattttcaaccggtacttctgaagtaaatgtcaacccctttcctagagaattaaaagcattcaataccgaaaccctgaagtcctctttgtgcacatcgcaccccaacaccaagtagtcatcgacatacctgaagaccttgtagactacaccttgtaggcaaaacgacaaatctctatctatgctgcccatgaaaatgtcactaaggaccggcgctacctttgacccaatgcatacccccttcgcctggatgaacgttttatccccgaaccccacgtgagtgttctctaaataaaagctcagaagctcaagaaaagactcgacggccataccacaggtgttgcgaaacgtcacttcattattttctgttatgcactctaggacacaatgcattaaaggcacatgcggcaacgagtaatacaagtcctgagCGTCAATGCTGATACCCCAACTGTTTTTTCTGTTATCTGATGCAAGAAACCCCGTGAGACCCTCAGAATTAGCCAGCAGAAAAGGGTCATTTACTTTCAACGACTTCAACATCTTTtgcagataccccgcaactagcttCTGCCACGCCCCTTTTTCTGAAACAATAGGCCTAAAAGGAACCTCCTGCTTATGggtttttgctgtgaaaaacacCTTCAATTCCAATCCCTTTGAATTCCCAACATCCGACGCAAGTTTTTCTAAGTTGCATTTCCTTAATAACTCGACAGCCTTCCTCTTCACGCTTTCTACATTCACATGACATTCTTTAAAGCACTTTTGAATTGCCGCAGAGGCTTTATCTACATACATAGTCTCCGGTAGAACAAccaaaaaaccttctttgtcCGCTTGAACAACTCTTAAGTTGTTCTCAACCAAATAACTAGCAACCCGAGCGACATTACGGCAAGGCGTGGTGCTTACCGAAGCTTTGGCGACAACGTCCACACATTCCACTACACatctgtctttttccttttcggGTACTTGCCGGGCAATGTCTCTTGTGAGGGATAGCTTGTCCACAAGGTCAAGTCTAGGCTCCACACAGAACTTCGGTCCCAACCTCAGGACCTTTTGTTGGCGCTCTTCCACCACCGCATCACCCAGGAGTAGAAGGCCTCCCTTCGGCGGATCTCTCTTTTTCCTGGGCAAGCCCCGACGCACGTCATTCCACATGGCCTCAGTTAAAATGTTCGCTTGTCTACACCACTCGCGGAAGACCTTGACGTTTAGACGCCCATCAGAAACAGACGAACACGCCACTCTTAGGCAATCCTTGAAGTGCCTAACCTGTCTTCGGCTCTCTGATCGCAGAATCTTGCTGATTCTTCTCGCATgtccttccgatggaggcaaccaCCCGCACACAAGCAGAACTTCCATAGGGCACTGTGCATTCTTTAGGAACCAGCTCAGCTTGCGGGCTCTGCATTCGCAGACCGCGATAAACGGCACCAGAACCGCCGGGTTAGATAAGTCAAAGTTAGGACATGAAGAAAGAAGGCCGGATGAACTAGAAATaaactgaagcaaaactgcgattcggcctagttggaatctatccatcctgaaaatgtatgcgcagacgaacaaggacaaagaaaggaatacaaactggcgcaatctaacaactgatttattaatcgaaaaacattgactctttttaaccctcggaacagcgctccctggtgacctaaaaaaacacacaatgcactgcgcacttacgacaacgataacaaaaacataaaaacgataccagtttcattgattgacagacaggagcgcgatttcttttgttagtaaagctactgaagggtggctaacacagttgtctttctgcttgtctatatgatatgcctccattatctcccttgacgtcttgtttctactcctatacagcaaggtagtgtcgccaaagcaaggagagcatgcgcactcattgcaatgcattgccaaatgggttacaggccgacccttcaggcttgacatatgctctcttagcctcgtgttaatgcacctgccagtctgccctatatatacacaaccgcatgataaaggtatgcaatacaccacactgtgtgcacattcaacaaacctgagcttatgtcttatgctacatctcttatgtgcgttggtccctctgtcgcattgctggttgaccaacgcgcacactcctcctattttgtttttggccgaaaacactactttcacatcatactttccagccaccttttttaatctatgtgacagcctatgtacataagggaccgctactaccttagagctagaaccagtcatcccacctgtttccaaACATGGCGCCGTTTCCCGTCTGAGCTTCTTTAATAACCTAGTGCCTACGGCCAACATCACAGAGAATGCACAGTGCCCTATGGAAGTTCTGCTTGTGTGCGGGtggttgcctccatcggaaggacATGCGAGAAGAATCAGCAAGATTCTGCGATCAGAGAGCCGAAGACAGGTTAGGCACTTCAAGGATTGCCTAAGAGTGGCGTGTTCGTCTGTTTCTGATGGGCGTCTAAACGTCAAGGTCTTCCGCGAGTGGTGTAGACAAGCGAACATTTTAACTGAGGCCATGTGGAATGACGTGCGTCGGGGCTTGCCCAGGAAAAAGAGAGATCCGCCGAAGGGAGGCCTTCTACTCCTGGGTGATGCGGTGGTGGAAGAGCGCCAACAAAAGGTCCTGAGGTTGGGACCGAAGTTCTGTGTGGAGCCTAGACTTGACCTTGTGGACAAGCTATCCCTCACAAGAGACATTGCCCGGCAAGTACccgaaaaggaaaaagacagatGTGTAGTGGAATGTGTGGACGTTGTCGCCAAAGCTTCGGTAAGCACCACGCCTTGCCGTAATGTCGCTCGGGTTGCTAGTTATTTGGTTGAGAACAACTTAAGAGTTGTTCAAGCGgacaaagaaggttttttggTTGTTCTACCGGAGACTATGTATGTAGATAAAGCCTCTGCGGCAATTCAAAAGTGCTTTAAAGAATGTCATGTGAATGTAGAAAGCGTGAAGAGGAAGGCTGTCGAGTTATTAAGGAAATGCAACTTAGAAAAACTTGCGTCGGATGTTGGGAATTCAAAGGGATTGGAATTGAAGgtgtttttcacagcaaaaaccCATAAGCAGGAGGTTCCTTTTAGGCCTATTGTTTCAGAAAAAGGGGCGTGGCAGaagctagttgcggggtatctgcaAAAGATGTTGAAGTCGTTGAAAGTAAATGACCCTTTTCTGCTGGCTAATTCTGAGGGTCTCACGGGGTTTCTTGCATCAGATAACAGAAAAAACAGTTGGGGTATCAGCATTGACGctcaggacttgtattactcgttgccgcatgtgcctttaatgcattgtgtcctagagtgcataacagaaaataatgaagtgacgtttcgcaacacctgtggtatggccgtcgagtcttttcttgagcttctgagcttttatttagagaacactcacgtggggttcggggataaaacgttcatccaggcg
This region includes:
- the LOC142774950 gene encoding uncharacterized protein LOC142774950 is translated as MEVLLVCGWLPPSEGHARRISKILRSESRRQVRHFKDCLRVACSSVSDGRLNVKVFREWCRQANILTEAMWNDVRRGLPRKKRDPPKGGLLLLGDAVVEERQQKVLRLGPKFCVEPRLDLVDKLSLTRDIARQVPEKEKDRCVVECVDVVAKASVTRERCSEG